Part of the Oncorhynchus nerka isolate Pitt River unplaced genomic scaffold, Oner_Uvic_2.0 unplaced_scaffold_30___fragment_2___debris, whole genome shotgun sequence genome, AAGGCAGCAAGAGTACACAGGAGAAATAAAACCACTGCCTGCAGCCAGCCACACGTATAATACATCAGAAAGCTTTAAGGGACTTGTCCAACTTATTCATTGTTGTGAAGAGAAGTTAGGATGTCAGTGCCATGTGTGTTGGAATCAGTCGGCAGCAGTGGTGTTGGAATCTTCTTCGATGGTGTAATAAATGCTAAACTGTGCATTGTTATTCTGGgaaagacaggacaggaacatGGTTAGAATACAGTGTGATAATAACTACATTTAcaaaggcagcccaattctgatatttttcctgTCTGTGTGCACACGTCTTTACCACATTGATAGAGTTTGTTAAGGCGTGCTATGTCCAGGGGGCTCAGGTGATTTCTCTGTCCAATCTGGACTCCACTCTTCTTGGAGTCAATAGTGGGGTTCTGGTTTGATGAGAAGTAATAACTGCCAGGAGAAACCCAACAATGGGGATTTGAGGAAATGCTACTTTAACAAGGACTGCATCacaatgtcaccctattcccaatatagtgcacctagtttgaccagagcccaggtaAAAAGTCGTGACttaaatagggagccatttgggacacagagaaAGGTTACTGGAGCTGGATACTGTACAACTCATCTTTACTTATTGCTAGCAGTTTAAAAACAAGGCGAGGAAAATTGAGACTTCATtgggaagaaggaggagaggagtgtgacTGACGTTCCGTAGTGCATTATGGAGTCGTAGTCATAGGCCAGATCCTGAGTGTCTCCTTCCTTCACCTTAAAGTTATCTTCTTTTCCTGGAAGTTAAAAGAGGCAGACGTGACTGGTGGACACTGCTGGGTGTGATTGTGATATAGGGGAATGAAAGTGGAAATCTAGACAAGTTGTTGAGATGGAAACCATTAAGTTGAACCTCTAGCAGGAGGAAACTCTACACGATTCAAGGCATGACTATTGCATCTTACCTAAGGAAACCCGTAGCGGGTGGCCTTCAAGTTCAAGAGCTTACATGTTATCCCAGGATACCCATTACGGGTGGCAACTGTAGATGACAATGTGGTGCTATTCATGTAAGGGGAATTTAGCGAACAAGGTTGCTGCGTTCACACCAGGGGAAATTCGCAGGAGTTAACGAATTCAGTTATATTCCACATAATTGGAAATTAGTCTATGAAATACATAGTATTGGTTTCAAACTGAAGAACACTGATGGTTATAGAGCTGGTGCTGTGAGATTAGGATATCAGGATTCAAGGTTACTATGATATTAGGCTATCAGGACCTGCTTAGACAAAGCTATTTTAACAGTAGAGAACAGGGTTGCAATGTATGGGGAAATTAATGGCTGCAGTAATGAGTACATGATAAATGGAACATTTATATATGAACGCCTGTTGTTCTGTCCTTGTGGTGTACTGTCTATTTTTGTTATGTAGGTTTTCATGGtgtctggaccccaggaagagcagctgctgctttAGCAGTACCTAATGTCAATAGTTATTCTATACGGTCTTCACTCCAGACTACAAAAAGCTCAACAAGGTGTGCTAGTGTTGGGCTGGTACAAATGCCTGCACACTGCAGCTCTTCATGGGACAAATTGACCAGCCCTGCCCCTGGTCCACATACAATGCCTGTGAGGTGGTTTAGCATGTGTTGGTGTGAGTTACCTGAGACCACGTTGTCCCACTGTATGGTGATGTATTGGTCACGGTCTGGCCGTGTGTGCTCGTGGTGCAGGCCCAGGGCATGCATCAGCTCATGACACAGGTTCCCCACGTTACAGGCTCTACCGAAGTACAGAGGCTGGGCCCCGCCCTGAAAACCTACATACGACGCACAGCTAGAGTTAAGGGAAGAAAGgtgagagaagggggggagaaagagtggatatgacaggaagagagaaaaataaagggAAATGAAGGAGCGGTTGTGAGTTAACTGTAAACTGCTGGGAAGGAGAGTGTGTTAATGTGACCATTTTGGACTCACCCTGTCCCAGAGATGAACTCTATGTAGTTAATCTCATTGGTGTATTCGTGGAAGAGGATACACGTCTGGTCTGAAATCATCTTGAACGCTGCTAGCATAGTTTCCTTTCTGTCCACTGTGGGGGATCAGAGACAATGCATATCATTCTCACTGTATTAGAAATCATCTAGTGTTAGTGCTCATCTCTCCTACTGTATTCGACACTCACCCAGATCACCGTTGATCTTGTAGGGGATAGAAGTGACTCCTTCATTCTCCGGCCAAAGTGACTTCACAGCTAATCGGTCTTCCTGTAGAACAAAACACCTAGTCTTAAAAATctgtcatctggtctgatgaatcccgtTTTTGCAATTTCACGCTGATGGGAGGACTAGGGTATAGAGAAAACCACATGCATCCATCATGCCGTGAGGCAACATTGCAGGCTGGTGAGAGGCAGTGTGACACGTTCACGGCACACATGATAAAAGTAGAGCAACGTTTGAACGCCACAGGATATCTGAACATAATTGAAAACCAGGTGCATCCCTTCATGGCAGTAGTGTATCCATCTGTGAAGGGATTTTTTCAGCAGGATAATGCCCCATGCCACAAGGCCAGGAATGGTTCCACAAACATGACAGTGAATTCAGCTTAATGCAGTGGCCtgcccagtcaccagatctcaatccaattaagcatctgtgggatgagatggaacgaGCCATTTCGGATTAGAGATCCACTACCAGCCAACTGGGCACAACGATGGGAAGCATTGGGGAAATCAtggggccagcattcctgtggaacgctcgacatcttgtagagtccatgccctgacgaattgaggcttttctgagggcaaagggggggtgcaactcaatactaGGTGTTCCTAATCTAATCACCCAGTCCCTACAAACACACAGGTATCTTTCCTGAGTCAGTtgccggagaagaaggaaaccgctcagggatttcaccacgagcccaatggtgactttaatggctgtgataggagaaaactgagaatggaacaacattgtagttactctacaatactaacctgattgacagtgaaaaggaagcctgtatagaatacaattccaaaacatgcatcctgtttgcaacaaggcactaaagtaatagtgCAAAAAAATGTCAAAGCAATTATCTTTTTGTCTTGAATACAGAGTGTAATGAGAGGCTAATCCAATAGATTATtgagtaccacttcatattttcaagcagtggtggttgcatcatgttatgggtatgcttatcaTTGCGGACTGGGGAAGTTTCAGGATAAAAACGAAAAAAGACAGAATGAGCTAAACACAAGCAAGATCCTAGAGAAAATCCTGGTAtcgtctgctttccaccagacactgggaaaataattcacctttcagcagaacaataacctaaaacacaagggcaAATCTGCACTGGAGTCGTTTACCAAGACAGAATGTTCcagagtggccgagttacagttttgacaaaTCTacagcaagacctgaaaatggtttcaTTTTCAATAATCACGCAAATATTTCCCAAAatattttcactgtcattatggggtattttgtgtagactgGTTAGAATTTTTATTTCATacgttttgaattcaggctgtcacaaaaaaaagtgaaataggtcaaggggtatgaatgcttTCGGGAAGGCACTTACCACCTTCTGGTATACAGACTGAAACTAATGATTGCAAAATCATTTcagttctctctacaagccagaaTTTCAATGTCATTTTATTTAACACTTACTCTACTGGTGGTCCGTGGTGTTGATCCTTCAGATGGTCAAAATATCCACAGGAATGTACTGTTAATACAACTTTTTAGAGTGGCGGTACTGAAGTTGAAATTTCTATCACTTATTAGTATGCCGGCGTTGTGTAttttcctgtggatattttgGGTCTCAAATTGTGACCATCTGAAGGACCAACACCATGGACAACCAACCGGTAGAGCAAGTTCAAATGTACTTCTAGTCAACAATCTGGCTTGAATTATTTTGCAGTCATTAGCTTCAGGCTGTGTATACCAGAAGGTGGTATCAATCGGATTCATCAGCCTAAAAGACGCAAGTAACAGGAGAGAAAGCAGGGATCATAGACTCACCGAAACCAGAATGTCTCCCTCCATGATAGCAAGGTCGAACTGTAAGTCctctgtaacagagagagagggtctgaaaCAACATGTACTGGTTACACGTCACTACCTCCAGTACCATTAAAGTCCAGACCTCATGATAGAGGTCCAGGATTGCACGCTTCATCTAATGAATGCGTTACCTTCTCTGGTTTCAGGTGTTTTATACCAATCATTTTGTCTGCGACGTGGCCCCGTCGAGGCAGTAGAACCTGAAGGGAATTGTCAACAAACTACATTTATAATATATCATTGTTTATTGATAGATAAGGCATAAACTTGAAGACAACAGATTGAGTTGTTTCTTTGGGCCCCATCACCCCAAGAGACTGACTTGATAATCACAGTATAGGCCTACCTGTGGCAGAGAAAGTCACATTTGTAGAATTGTTGATGGGGTTTGTAGAGTTGTCCACTGAAACACAGAAGAAGAAATAAAAACATTACTAAGCAGAACAGTACAATAACATAGTTTTGCAGTACGGCTGGCATACATTAAATAAAAAAGTGAAAAACAGGAAAGAGGCCTAGCTTTCAGACTATCACCTAACGAAATGACTGGTCCCCAATGCAGGCCTGCCTACCTGTGGCAGGGAAAGTAGCATTTGAAGTAGTAGCATTTGTGAAATTGGCTATGGGAACACTGCCCACTGAAACACACAAGGGAAACATATTACATGTGACATAATAATAACATGGTCAACCAATTGGCCTCTGTGAAATTGGCCTGGCCTACAGTACCTCAATTGGAAAACACTCAAAAGTAGGACGTCACAACAACAAAATTACTGGTCCTACCTTGGACAACCCAGAGAATCAAAAGCCAAACCATGTTGCAACGATGATCGTCCCCCAGGATTTGGGAGAAAAGAACCAAAGAAAGGGCACAAACAAATTCACACCCTTGCTCTCTTTCCAGTCAAAGAGTGGGTGGGGCAGCAATCACAAAGTAACAGGTGCTGGTGTGGTCACTTGCTTTTAAGTTCTCAACCTCAACAACATATGGCGCTAAGTGTCTCTCGACTCAATTTCCTGCCATTTCGACCTAAGGAAGAAGAAGAATGTGCCTCGCTGTTAAACAGTAAAAACGTGGCAGTGATATGCCGTGTTCAAGTGCTactcggaactaggaaactctgaaATGTCAGACATGCGAACTGGTTGTAGTTAAACACGCAGTGCTGGAAAAAATACGCAATAGTCATTCTTGAGTcaaagtaaagatactttaatagACTCAAGTAACAGTAACCCAGTGAaacactacttgagtaaaagtctaaaagtatctggttttaaatgtacttaagtacagtggtggaaaatttaaccctgtggcaccccatagagataaataaataaatgttatacatcaaattccttataaGGCCGcatgtttt contains:
- the LOC115121672 gene encoding astacin-like metalloprotease toxin 5: MVWLLILWVVQVGSVPIANFTNATTSNATFPATVDNSTNPINNSTNVTFSATGSTASTGPRRRQNDWYKTPETREEDLQFDLAIMEGDILVSEDRLAVKSLWPENEGVTSIPYKINGDLVDRKETMLAAFKMISDQTCILFHEYTNEINYIEFISGTGCASYVGFQGGAQPLYFGRACNVGNLCHELMHALGLHHEHTRPDRDQYITIQWDNVVSGKEDNFKVKEGDTQDLAYDYDSIMHYGTYYFSSNQNPTIDSKKSGVQIGQRNHLSPLDIARLNKLYQCE